In the genome of Ziziphus jujuba cultivar Dongzao chromosome 10, ASM3175591v1, the window ATTAGTCCCTTATCCAAATGTAACATCAACCCATTAAAATTTCATGTTTCCAAGGTAGTACCTAAGACAAATATTAGCTGTACCAACAAAGCAGATCATGAATATCTAAGCAACGAACTAATTTGTCAGAGCTttaccttcctttttttttttttttttttaattgtttgtgtAATTGGACGGAGAAAAAACAGAAAGTACATGAAAAGTTTGCTCTATTTCTCAGGTGGTCATTGACCACCTGATCATGAATTTCTTACACAACTAATTAATTTCTCAGAGCTTTTAAGTTCCTTCTgttcttttccttttactttttttgaaaaaaaaaaaaaaaaatttagtttgaGTAATTGAACAGAGAAAAGAGAACCCAGAAAGTACATAAAAAAGGTTGCTCTATTTCTCAGGTGGTCATTGATTGCTGGCAGACTTCCAGGAAGGACTGCTAATGATGTAAAGAACTACTGGAACTGTCATTtgagtaagaaattaaatgcCCAAGAAACtgaacaaaacaacaaaaatgatgGAAATATGGTGAATGTTACAAGACCACAGCCTCGAAACATCGAAAAAAGCTGCTCAAGGAGACCATGTTTCAAGCCACCAGAAGATGCCGGTAGCACATCAACACCAGTCCCATGCATTGAACAGAGTCAGATATATTTGGAGGACAATGGATACCACACATGGAATGAAGAATATGGTGCTGTAGGGGGATTTTCGACGAATATTCAATTCGAAC includes:
- the LOC107434709 gene encoding transcription factor MYB1, whose protein sequence is MGGIAWTEEEDNLLKKCIRQYGEGKWHRVPLLAGLKRCRKSCRLRWLNYLRPNIKRGQFSHEEVDLIIKLHRLLGNRWSLIAGRLPGRTANDVKNYWNCHLSKKLNAQETEQNNKNDGNMVNVTRPQPRNIEKSCSRRPCFKPPEDAGSTSTPVPCIEQSQIYLEDNGYHTWNEEYGAVGGFSTNIQFEQVREEDETNGKWDLDDFILDLDLWNDSF